From Marivirga harenae, one genomic window encodes:
- the guaA gene encoding glutamine-hydrolyzing GMP synthase encodes MTEQIIILDFGSQYTQLIARRVRELNVYCEIHPFYDAPELTPDVKGVILSGSPCSVRDEDSPKIDLEKYRGKIPLLGVCYGAQYLAQNNGGEVLPSEIREYGRAKLTSFDADNDLLKNLTKGSQVWMSHGDTIKTLPEGFKIIASTPSVEVAAFELENEPTFGIQFHPEVTHTIEGKQLLENFLVKICGCSQDWTSEIFADITIAELKEQLGQDKVVLGLSGGVDSSVAAMLIHHAIGKNLYCIFVDNGLLRKNEFEEVLDSYKHMGLNVKGVDAKDQFYKALAGISDPEGKRKAIGKTFIDVFDQEAKAIKDVKWLAQGTIYPDIIESVSVKGPSATIKSHHNVGGLPEKMNLKVVEPLKTLFKDGVRSVGKALEIDHKILGRHPFPGPGLAIRILGDVTPEKVNIIQEVDSIFIGMMKERGLYDQVWQAGSILLPIQSVGVMGDERTYERVVALRAVASVDGMTADWVHLPYDFLSDVSNEIINKVKGVNRVVYDISSKPPATIEWE; translated from the coding sequence ATGACAGAGCAAATTATTATTCTTGATTTTGGGTCGCAGTATACTCAACTCATTGCCAGAAGAGTCCGCGAACTCAATGTTTATTGTGAAATACATCCCTTCTATGATGCCCCTGAATTAACACCAGATGTGAAAGGCGTGATTCTTTCAGGAAGCCCTTGTTCCGTTAGAGACGAGGATTCCCCTAAAATTGATCTTGAAAAATACCGAGGAAAAATTCCGTTATTGGGAGTTTGTTATGGTGCGCAGTATTTGGCTCAAAATAATGGTGGAGAGGTTCTGCCTTCTGAAATCCGAGAATATGGTCGTGCCAAACTTACAAGCTTTGATGCGGATAATGATTTGCTGAAAAATTTGACCAAGGGCTCACAAGTTTGGATGTCACATGGCGACACTATCAAAACTTTGCCGGAAGGTTTTAAAATTATTGCCAGTACCCCTTCAGTGGAAGTGGCCGCTTTCGAATTGGAAAACGAGCCTACTTTTGGTATTCAATTTCATCCCGAAGTGACTCATACGATTGAGGGTAAACAACTATTGGAAAATTTCTTGGTTAAAATCTGTGGTTGCTCCCAAGATTGGACTTCCGAGATATTTGCTGATATTACAATAGCAGAGTTAAAAGAACAACTAGGACAAGATAAGGTAGTGTTGGGCCTCTCTGGAGGAGTAGATTCTTCTGTAGCTGCCATGCTGATTCATCATGCGATTGGCAAAAATCTTTACTGCATTTTTGTAGATAATGGTTTGCTCAGAAAGAATGAATTTGAGGAGGTATTGGATTCCTATAAGCACATGGGTTTAAATGTAAAAGGAGTTGATGCCAAAGACCAATTTTATAAAGCTTTAGCAGGGATATCAGATCCTGAAGGAAAAAGAAAAGCAATTGGAAAAACTTTTATAGACGTTTTTGACCAAGAAGCTAAAGCCATCAAAGATGTGAAATGGTTAGCTCAAGGAACCATTTATCCTGATATCATCGAATCTGTTTCAGTAAAGGGTCCATCGGCCACTATTAAATCTCATCATAATGTAGGTGGGCTTCCAGAGAAAATGAATTTAAAGGTGGTTGAGCCTTTGAAAACACTTTTTAAAGACGGTGTACGTTCAGTTGGCAAAGCGCTGGAAATAGATCATAAAATTCTAGGAAGACACCCATTTCCGGGGCCAGGCTTGGCTATCAGAATTTTGGGAGATGTAACTCCAGAGAAAGTAAATATCATCCAAGAAGTAGACTCAATCTTTATTGGAATGATGAAGGAAAGAGGACTTTATGACCAAGTTTGGCAAGCGGGCTCTATCCTATTACCCATCCAATCTGTTGGTGTGATGGGAGATGAAAGAACCTACGAGCGAGTGGTGGCACTTAGGGCCGTAGCAAGTGTGGATGGAATGACAGCCGATTGGGTACATTTACCGTATGATTTTCTAAGTGACGTATCGAATGAAATTATCAATAAAGTAAAAGGAGTAAACAGGGTTGTTTATGATATAAGTTCTAAACCCCCAGCCACTATTGAATGGGAGTAA
- a CDS encoding DUF547 domain-containing protein: MKRFTLTLFSFSFIFFGFSSQAQSKIMNEPNEFVRLSMKLITAVKSENDYKNYVNEYKALPLNKLAESLDTDNKTKAFWINTYNAFVQILLTEDPALFDDRGAFFKADQINVGGELLSLDFIEHGIIRGSKVKLSMGFMKDPFASKLEKQFRVNETDGRIHFALNCGATSCPYVAVYSAYELDKELDQITRQFLKRTTKYDQIEDEVYVTTLFSWFKGDFSDKGGVIGFLRKYDCIPEDADPDVNYKDYDWTLDLGNFTELQ, from the coding sequence ATGAAAAGATTTACCCTTACTCTATTTAGTTTTTCTTTTATTTTTTTCGGCTTTAGTAGTCAAGCGCAAAGTAAAATTATGAATGAGCCCAATGAATTCGTGCGATTAAGCATGAAATTGATAACGGCTGTTAAAAGTGAGAACGATTACAAAAACTATGTTAATGAATATAAGGCGCTGCCATTAAATAAGTTAGCTGAGTCTTTAGATACCGATAATAAAACCAAAGCTTTTTGGATTAATACCTACAATGCCTTTGTGCAAATTCTATTAACGGAAGATCCTGCACTTTTTGATGATAGAGGCGCTTTCTTTAAAGCAGATCAAATCAATGTTGGTGGAGAATTATTAAGCCTTGATTTTATAGAACATGGAATTATTAGGGGCTCTAAAGTTAAATTATCAATGGGATTTATGAAAGATCCTTTTGCTAGCAAATTGGAAAAACAATTTAGGGTAAATGAAACAGACGGAAGAATTCATTTTGCCTTGAATTGCGGAGCTACTTCTTGTCCTTATGTGGCGGTTTACAGTGCTTATGAATTAGACAAAGAATTGGATCAGATAACCCGTCAGTTTTTAAAAAGGACAACAAAATATGACCAAATCGAAGACGAAGTATATGTCACCACACTTTTCAGTTGGTTTAAAGGCGATTTCTCAGATAAAGGTGGAGTAATCGGATTTTTAAGAAAATATGATTGCATTCCGGAAGATGCTGATCCGGATGTCAATTATAAAGACTACGACTGGACATTGGATTTAGGTAATTTCACGGAGTTGCAGTAG
- a CDS encoding TIGR04283 family arsenosugar biosynthesis glycosyltransferase, producing MPETQNNKITVIIPTLNEAENIEQLLHYLHQDASDKVAEIIVSDAESKDKTQEIAKEKGAIVICTKQASRAHQMNEAAKMATGDILYFVHADAKPPKSFVNDILKAIEKGNDFGCYRFKFESKSPLLAVNSWFTRFKVLWCRGGDQTLFIKKSVFEQNNGFDEEYVVMEDFELIKRLWKKHPFGIIPKSVKVSARKYELNSYWTVNMANLKMYRMFMKGYHPQILKEKYLRLIKHPKA from the coding sequence ATGCCCGAAACCCAGAATAATAAAATAACTGTCATTATTCCGACACTCAATGAAGCAGAAAACATTGAGCAGTTACTCCACTATTTGCATCAAGATGCAAGCGATAAAGTCGCAGAAATTATTGTCAGTGATGCTGAAAGCAAAGACAAGACGCAAGAAATAGCCAAGGAAAAGGGTGCGATAGTAATCTGTACTAAGCAAGCTTCCAGGGCACATCAAATGAATGAAGCTGCAAAAATGGCGACAGGTGATATTTTATATTTCGTGCATGCAGATGCAAAACCACCTAAAAGCTTTGTAAACGATATTTTAAAAGCGATTGAAAAGGGAAATGACTTCGGTTGTTACCGTTTTAAGTTTGAATCGAAAAGTCCTTTGCTGGCTGTCAATTCCTGGTTTACTCGTTTTAAAGTATTATGGTGTAGAGGTGGAGATCAGACCCTGTTTATTAAAAAATCTGTTTTTGAGCAAAATAATGGATTCGATGAGGAATACGTAGTAATGGAAGATTTCGAATTAATTAAAAGACTATGGAAAAAACATCCATTTGGAATTATCCCTAAATCCGTAAAAGTATCTGCTAGGAAATATGAACTCAATAGTTATTGGACAGTGAACATGGCGAATCTGAAAATGTACCGCATGTTTATGAAAGGGTATCATCCTCAAATCTTGAAGGAAAAGTATTTACGGTTGATAAAGCATCCGAAGGCTTAA
- a CDS encoding DUF6252 family protein encodes MKQSILFFLLCMFIINQGCKEVLPNKLPPITAEGKGTFGYEADGEVQEGCIEGLWQSAHAIGNPNDSTFTLSGSCNSHSLSILLVANEKLEENKTYELISDHNYIEYNDDNSVNYRSNIEDGSNAVINLHKIDLDAGIFAGTFSGTVFSKEGETVEITNGRFDMTL; translated from the coding sequence ATGAAACAGTCTATCTTATTTTTTCTTTTATGCATGTTTATTATAAATCAGGGGTGCAAAGAAGTACTTCCAAACAAACTCCCTCCCATTACAGCCGAAGGCAAAGGCACCTTTGGTTATGAAGCAGACGGTGAAGTTCAAGAAGGCTGCATAGAAGGACTTTGGCAGTCTGCTCATGCAATTGGGAATCCTAATGACTCTACTTTTACCTTAAGTGGCAGTTGCAATAGCCATAGTTTATCCATTTTATTAGTTGCTAATGAAAAACTTGAGGAAAATAAAACCTACGAACTGATATCAGATCACAACTATATCGAATATAATGATGATAATAGTGTAAATTATAGATCCAATATTGAGGATGGTAGCAATGCGGTAATCAATCTTCATAAAATAGATTTGGATGCGGGTATTTTTGCTGGAACCTTTTCCGGAACTGTATTCTCTAAAGAAGGGGAAACAGTTGAAATTACCAATGGCAGATTTGATATGACTTTATAG
- a CDS encoding BamA/TamA family outer membrane protein produces MTTEIAFSQDNIDKKTVDLDTAIYETDKNSLFPLPVVYYTPEAGLFYGAAILYNFFTSRKKPINASQVQLAAGYTTKQQTLIFVPFQIFWDQNKWRSIGELGYYNYAYPFYGIGNNGQQDVFSTYRASFPRVRVFLLKETAPNLFVGGRYWFENYDIFMWDNAGSFQQEDFSGGTYNRTSGLGPAMIYDTRDGVYYPRNGHYLESFIEFNHQYTGSTHNYTAISFDYAYYYSPADKTVLAANAFSWSNIGDVPFNRLAQLGGNKKMRGYFQGYFQDNNLLLGQVEIRQELFWRIGLTAFGSAGQTAPTWGDYGMSRWNYAGGAGLRFTFDTKKHINVRLDYAVGKDSNGFYIAFNEAF; encoded by the coding sequence ATGACAACAGAAATTGCATTTTCTCAGGATAACATTGATAAGAAAACAGTTGACCTAGACACCGCTATTTACGAAACTGATAAAAATTCTCTTTTCCCATTGCCCGTGGTTTATTATACCCCTGAAGCAGGACTTTTCTATGGCGCAGCCATTTTATATAATTTTTTCACCAGCAGAAAAAAACCGATCAATGCCAGTCAGGTTCAATTGGCTGCGGGTTATACCACTAAACAACAAACTTTAATATTCGTGCCTTTTCAGATTTTCTGGGATCAGAACAAATGGAGAAGTATAGGCGAACTGGGCTATTATAATTATGCCTACCCTTTCTACGGCATCGGAAACAATGGACAACAGGATGTCTTTTCAACTTATAGGGCCAGTTTCCCCAGAGTACGTGTGTTTTTATTAAAAGAGACCGCACCTAATTTATTTGTGGGAGGTCGATACTGGTTTGAAAATTATGATATCTTCATGTGGGACAATGCCGGAAGTTTTCAGCAGGAGGATTTTTCAGGAGGCACTTACAACCGAACCAGTGGTTTAGGACCTGCCATGATTTATGACACCAGGGATGGCGTTTACTATCCAAGAAATGGGCATTATTTGGAAAGTTTTATTGAATTCAATCATCAATATACGGGCAGTACGCATAATTACACTGCCATTTCATTTGACTATGCCTATTATTATTCCCCTGCCGACAAAACGGTTTTGGCCGCTAACGCCTTCTCGTGGTCGAATATTGGAGATGTTCCTTTCAATAGACTGGCACAATTGGGTGGTAATAAAAAAATGAGAGGCTATTTTCAAGGCTACTTCCAAGACAACAATCTATTGCTGGGACAAGTTGAAATAAGACAAGAACTTTTCTGGAGGATAGGACTAACAGCTTTTGGTTCTGCCGGCCAAACCGCCCCCACTTGGGGAGACTATGGTATGAGCAGATGGAATTATGCCGGAGGTGCTGGTTTGCGCTTCACTTTTGACACCAAAAAACACATCAACGTAAGATTGGATTATGCTGTCGGAAAAGATAGCAATGGTTTTTATATAGCTTTTAATGAGGCTTTTTAG
- the fabG gene encoding 3-oxoacyl-ACP reductase FabG, translating into MERLKDKVAVITGGANGIGKATAEKFIAEGAQVAIWDITKEKGEETAKDLGNNTKFYQVDTTSFEQVEKAAKQTHQDFGKIDILINNAGITQDATLTKMTIEQWQKVLDVNLSGVFYCTKAISPFMVEQAYGRIVNASSVVGVYGNFGQTNYVATKAGVIGMTKTWAKELGRKGITVNAIAPGFIATEMVKSIPEKVINMLEGKTPLGRLGEPSEIANAYAFLASDEASFISGTTLSVDGAVTI; encoded by the coding sequence ATGGAAAGACTAAAAGATAAAGTAGCGGTGATTACGGGTGGAGCCAACGGAATTGGAAAAGCCACCGCAGAAAAATTCATTGCCGAAGGTGCTCAAGTTGCCATTTGGGATATTACTAAAGAAAAAGGTGAAGAAACTGCCAAAGATTTAGGAAACAATACCAAATTCTATCAAGTAGACACTACTTCGTTTGAGCAAGTTGAAAAAGCGGCAAAGCAAACTCATCAAGATTTTGGTAAAATCGACATCCTCATCAACAATGCTGGTATCACACAAGATGCGACATTAACTAAAATGACGATCGAGCAATGGCAGAAAGTATTGGATGTAAATCTCAGCGGAGTGTTTTATTGCACTAAAGCTATTTCACCTTTCATGGTGGAGCAAGCCTACGGAAGAATTGTTAATGCTTCATCAGTGGTAGGTGTTTACGGCAATTTTGGACAAACCAATTATGTAGCTACAAAAGCTGGGGTAATCGGTATGACCAAGACTTGGGCAAAAGAATTAGGCAGAAAAGGAATTACCGTGAATGCAATTGCTCCGGGCTTTATTGCTACGGAAATGGTCAAAAGCATACCGGAAAAAGTAATCAATATGCTAGAAGGAAAAACACCACTGGGAAGATTAGGTGAACCGTCAGAAATTGCCAATGCCTACGCATTCTTAGCATCTG
- a CDS encoding tetratricopeptide repeat protein, producing MDSLLNVAENSNDSIKASIYLDLAIGYRSVQPDVALKYANDALKLAKQNDNYTAKASALHVLGAIYTVLGDYEKAISNLLESLRNYELLGDSKGVANSSNSLGILYFNQEDYENAKKYYNKALNLIDSSEYAMSTGVYKLNIGEVYQATGENEKALKLEMDAYNIFNQLGDINGMAYALGVQAKVNYQLGNNYEAIEMTKGALDYLIEDQDYLGAVEYLNFLVKVYISTNKWSSAEDNAQAALKIARQMNSLKWKIKSFDNLSKIFYQKGMHQLAYQFKDSAYNYENQLMDEEKQKQIANLRVIYESEQKEQENEILRIDQELKRKQITQQRILNLAIISILVILIVFAVVTFRAKNQKQRANNQLRVQNEEIRQQREEIETQAERLKSINSDVVRKNELIEEKNKNITDSINYAKRIQTALLPFSHRISKQLEDYFIYYNPKDIVSGDFYWFSESEDKVILAVADCTGHGIPGAFMSFIGHDMLNHIVNFKGITQPNEILKQLKLSVIHILRQEQSDNRDGMDISICVWDKKNNKVYFSGANHSLIYIQNKQLQQIRGNKTTVGLDEKRNIKDFDNHEINLVGDTCFYLFSDGYVDQFGGDRDKKFMIRNFRELLSTNHMKKMETQGMILRETIEEWMANSEQVDDMLVWGFRVFS from the coding sequence GTGGATAGCTTATTAAATGTAGCGGAAAATTCAAATGATAGTATTAAAGCTAGCATTTACCTTGATTTGGCAATTGGCTACCGGTCAGTCCAGCCTGATGTGGCACTGAAATATGCTAATGATGCCTTAAAATTAGCAAAACAGAATGATAATTATACCGCCAAGGCGAGCGCCCTACATGTTTTAGGAGCTATTTATACGGTTTTAGGAGATTATGAAAAAGCTATTTCAAACCTACTGGAATCGCTTAGAAATTATGAGCTTTTGGGTGATTCCAAAGGCGTAGCAAACTCTTCCAATAGCTTGGGTATTTTATATTTCAATCAAGAAGATTACGAGAATGCCAAGAAATACTATAATAAAGCTTTGAACCTAATTGATTCCTCCGAATACGCCATGAGCACAGGGGTATATAAATTAAATATAGGCGAAGTCTATCAGGCAACAGGTGAAAACGAAAAGGCATTAAAATTAGAAATGGATGCCTACAATATTTTTAATCAATTAGGAGATATCAATGGAATGGCATATGCCTTAGGTGTGCAAGCTAAGGTTAATTATCAACTAGGCAATAATTATGAAGCCATAGAAATGACTAAAGGAGCTTTAGACTATTTAATTGAAGACCAAGATTATCTGGGGGCAGTAGAATACTTAAATTTTTTAGTAAAAGTTTATATTAGTACTAATAAATGGTCATCGGCTGAGGATAATGCGCAGGCGGCATTAAAAATTGCTAGACAAATGAATTCCCTTAAATGGAAGATTAAATCCTTTGATAATTTATCGAAAATCTTCTATCAAAAAGGCATGCATCAATTAGCCTATCAATTTAAAGACTCAGCCTATAATTATGAGAATCAGCTCATGGATGAAGAAAAGCAAAAGCAAATTGCAAACTTGAGAGTTATTTATGAGTCTGAACAAAAGGAGCAGGAAAATGAAATATTAAGAATAGATCAAGAGCTCAAACGAAAGCAAATAACACAACAGCGAATTTTGAATTTAGCGATAATCAGTATTCTGGTGATATTGATTGTATTTGCAGTTGTGACTTTCCGGGCAAAAAACCAAAAGCAAAGGGCTAATAATCAATTACGAGTTCAAAATGAGGAAATTCGCCAACAAAGAGAGGAAATAGAGACACAAGCGGAACGATTAAAGAGCATTAATTCGGACGTGGTGAGAAAAAATGAGTTGATTGAAGAAAAAAACAAAAACATTACTGATAGTATCAATTATGCAAAGCGAATTCAAACCGCACTATTGCCTTTCTCGCATCGAATCAGCAAGCAATTAGAAGATTACTTCATATATTATAATCCTAAGGATATCGTTAGCGGAGATTTTTATTGGTTTAGTGAATCTGAAGATAAAGTAATATTGGCGGTAGCTGATTGCACTGGTCATGGCATCCCAGGTGCTTTTATGAGTTTTATAGGACATGACATGTTGAATCATATCGTGAATTTCAAAGGCATTACCCAGCCTAACGAAATCCTTAAACAGCTAAAATTGAGTGTTATACATATCTTGAGACAAGAGCAAAGCGACAATAGGGACGGGATGGATATCTCAATTTGTGTCTGGGATAAAAAGAATAATAAAGTTTACTTCTCTGGTGCCAATCATTCTTTAATATATATTCAAAACAAGCAACTTCAACAAATTAGAGGTAATAAAACAACGGTAGGTTTAGATGAGAAAAGAAATATTAAAGATTTTGATAATCATGAAATCAACCTAGTGGGTGATACTTGCTTTTACTTGTTTTCTGATGGGTATGTAGATCAGTTTGGAGGTGATAGGGATAAAAAATTTATGATCAGAAATTTCAGGGAATTGCTATCTACCAATCATATGAAAAAAATGGAAACGCAGGGAATGATTTTAAGAGAGACGATAGAAGAATGGATGGCAAATAGTGAGCAAGTTGATGATATGCTAGTTTGGGGATTCAGGGTTTTTAGTTGA